TATGTCACCGGAGGTAAATCACACACACATAGTTCTTATTCCCAAAGTGAAAAATCCACAGAAAATGGCTGATTTTAGGCCTATTAGTCTATGTAAtgtgatttataaaattatttccaagGTGCTGGCAAACAGATTGAAACAAGTGCTTCCAGATATTATTTCTCCTACCCAGAGTGCTTTTGTTCCGGGTAGATTGATCACAGATAATGTTATGGTAGCGTATGAGACCATACATACTATGCATGGGAGGAAGAAGGGCAAGAAAGGGACTATGGCATTGAAATTAGATATCAGCAAGGCGTATGATCGAGTTGAATGGCTATTCTTgcaaaaaattatggaaaagaTGGGTTTCCCTACAAGGTGGATCGAAAGAGTGATGAGCTGTATCACTACTCCATCTTTTTCTATTCTGGTTAATGGAAGACCATATGGTATGATACATCCATCCAGAGGAATACGTCAAGGAGATCCATTATCACCGTACCTGTTTCTTTTATGTGCTGAAGGATTCACTGCTTGGTCAAGCAACTGGACTGGGAAGGGAGGATTCGAGGTGTGTCAATCACAGAGAGCTCCTAGagttacaaatttattatttgcagatgattctttgttgttttgtcAAGCAACACCGATGGAAGGAAAAGTGATAGCAGAAATTCTTCAAATTTATGAAAGAGCTTCAGGTCAAAGTATAAATCTGGAGAAGTCTTCAGCTTTCTTCAGCAATAATACCACAGATGTTCAGAAACAACAGATGTTGTAGATCTTGGGGGTCAAGGAGGTGGTGAAGTTTGACTCTTATTTAGGGCTACCAACTTTGCTTGGAAGGGATAAATACCATACTTTTGCTTATTTAAAAGATAGAGTATGGAAAAAATTGCAAGGTTGGAAAGGCATGTTGTTATCTAGAGCAGGGAAAGAAATTCTTATAAAAGCTGTAGCCCAATCTATACCTACATACATGATGAGTGTGTTTCAACTTCCTTTGAAATTGTGTGATGAATTGAATAATATGTGTGCtaagttttggtggggacaagtaggcaatgaaagaaaaattcattggaagAGTTGGGATAAATTAGCAACTTCTAAACTAGAGGGTGGTATGGGATTTCGGGATCTAAGAGCTTTTAATTTAGCGATGTTGGCTAAACAAGGGTGGAGGATGATTCAAGGTACTGATTCTTTATTATCTAGGTGTTTCAAAGCGCGGTATTTTCCCTAATCATCTTTTCTTGATGCTAAAGAATCTCTGGGTTGCTCTTATGTTTGGAGGAGTTTGGTGGCAGCCTTACCTATTCTTAAAGCTGGATATTGTTGGAGGGTTGGCAATGGGAGCTCAATTAGGGTGGTTGATGATAGGTGGATACCAAATCATCCTACAAATAAGGTGCTACATCCTAATCATGAATTAATGGATGAGATGGTTGTATCAGATTTGATTAATCCGGAGATAAATGCATGGAGGAGCGACATGAGTCATTCAAGTTTCCATACGGATGACGCTGAAGCAATATGTAGAATTCAGCTGAGCAGACGACGGGTTGCTGATTCTATTATATGGAGCTATAATAGGAATGGGTATTTTTCTGTGAAGTCAGCTTATATGGTGGCAAGGAGGATACAAGGGGTGGATAAGGCAGAATCATCAAATAATAGTGCAAGAAAGAAGATCTGGCAAGTGTTGTGGAATCCGAAAATTcccaataaaattaaagtatTCATTGGAGGGCTTGTACCGATATTTTACCCACAAGAGTTAATCCGGTCCGAGGAGAGTAATATCGGAAGCCAAATGTCCATTGTGCTTAAGTGGAGGCGGGAGAGTACAATCCATGCAATCCGGAGGTGTGCTTTGCGTGCAAGATATTTGGGCAGGGAGTTGTCGAAAATTGCAGAAGAGGTGTGTAGCTTCCACTGATGTGCTGCAACTTATGGaatatttaattgataagtTAATGATTGAGGAAGTGGAGCTGTTCTGGATTCAAGCCTGGCTTATATGGAATCAGAGAAACCGAGTGGTTTTTGGTGGAAATCTGATGGACCCGAGGCACTTGAATAAGAGAGCAGAGGAGTACCTGACAGAGTATAAATCAGCACAAATGCAGCTGACTGTGATGCAGCcagaacaaaattacaatgtgaTCTGGAAGCCCCCACCATCTTCtgtatataaattaaatttcgATGCAGCTATTTTCTCCGACCTGGACAGAACTGGTATAGGAGCAATTATTCGAGACGAGCATGGTCAGGTTATGGCGGCAATGACAGCAAGTGGGCCACCAGTGCGCTCTAGTATGGAAGCAGAATTATTGGCATGTCGAAGATCATTGGAATTTGCTGTAGATGCTGGATTCAACAAGCTGATTATAGAGGGAGACAATGTAAATGTTATGGAAGCCATTTCATCGACAAAGATAGATTGTTCTTTGCTAGGCTATGTGGTGGATGATATTCGCTATTTGGTTTATTGTTTGGAGTGGGCTAGCATTAGTACTACTAGGAGGGATGGGAATAAGGTTGCACATGTTCTTGCTCAGCATGCTAGGAATTCTCTAGATAATGATGTATATTGGATGGAGGATTCTCCTCCTCCGGCTGTGGAGGCCTTGGCTTACGATGTTTTGCTTTTATGAGTTTATGAATGAATGacccctttcaaaaaaaaaacctaagtcCTTCACCTATAACTCGGTTGCTACACATAACGCAAAGCCTAAACCTAAGTCCTTGACCACTGACAATGGCAAGAGAACCTTACAATCTGGTCACTGATATTCTATGCCGACTACCGTTCAAGTCTCTTCAGCATTTCAAGTGCCTATCAAAGGATATCTGCGCCATAATCAACAGcccaaaattcaaaacaatgcAGAGGAATCATTCTCTAACCACCAACTCTAACAGCATATTCATTGTTGGAGACAACCAAGAGCTCTGCTCAGAAAATCTGGACTCACTTGCATTGGATTGCTATAACAACTCGCCATCTTTGTACTTTTTTGAAGATATCTTTCTCTGGGACTGGAAAGATCTTACGGTTATATATGTAATACTGGTTGATTTTGATGCt
The sequence above is drawn from the Castanea sativa cultivar Marrone di Chiusa Pesio chromosome 5, ASM4071231v1 genome and encodes:
- the LOC142635625 gene encoding uncharacterized protein LOC142635625, which translates into the protein MDEMVVSDLINPEINAWRSDMSHSSFHTDDAEAICRIQLSRRRVADSIIWSYNRNGYFSVKSAYMVARRIQGVDKAESSNNSARKKIWQVLWNPKIPNKIKVFIGGLVPIFYPQELIRSEESNIGSQMSIVLKWRRESTIHAIRRCALRARYLGRELSKIAEERNRVVFGGNLMDPRHLNKRAEEYLTEYKSAQMQLTVMQPEQNYNVIWKPPPSSVYKLNFDAAIFSDLDRTGIGAIIRDEHGQVMAAMTASGPPVRSSMEAELLACRRSLEFAVDAGFNKLIIEGDNVNVMEAISSTKIDCSLLGYVVDDIRYLVYCLEWASISTTRRDGNKVAHVLAQHARNSLDNDVYWMEDSPPPAVEALAYDVLLL